The following are encoded in a window of Penicillium oxalicum strain HP7-1 chromosome II, whole genome shotgun sequence genomic DNA:
- a CDS encoding Protein PBDC1, with protein sequence MSKPFDPEQAENLEDMEKQFAVKAVEHLMTYSAILEKVKGSQLRLTKMDDEIYESFVTEFPEFDPAATINEDEMKSKAGKEKWRNWINKFDKKIEDFNFGTIIRTRADVEYDQDTTVFGVRMQFYAIEIARNRAGLNDWIYERSQKASS encoded by the exons ATGTCGAAGCCTTTTGATCCCGAGCAGGCCGAGAACCTGGAGGAT ATGGAGAAGCAGTTCGCTGTCAAGG CTGTCGAACACCTCATGACATACTCGGCGATCCtcgagaaggtgaagggcTCGCAGCTGCGTCTCACTAAGATGGATGACGAAATCTACGAGTCTTTCGTGACTGAGTTCCCCGAATTCGATCCCGCTGCCACCATCAATGAGGACGAAATGAAGAGCAAGGCCGGAAAAGAGAAGTGGCGCAATTGGATCAACAAGTTCGATAAGAAGATTGAGGATTTCAATTTCGGCACAATCATCCGTACCCGAGCCGACGTTGAATACGATCAGGACACTACTGTCTTTG GTGTCCGCATGCAATTCTATGCCATCGAAATTGCTCG CAACCGCGCTGGACTGAACGATTGGATCTATGAGCGTTCTCAGAAGGCGAGCTCTTGA